One region of gamma proteobacterium HIMB55 genomic DNA includes:
- a CDS encoding hypothetical protein (PFAM: Bacterial protein of unknown function (DUF885)), producing the protein MNYFNVSRLTLPAFFVIFFATSSVSSVASDESLDAVISNHWDWVLEQYPEYRREYGDMSGNQSWTDLSADVLEQRNKDTQAFIEDLSRIDSASLSETAQLNQRMLRTALEEEVESYENGLHLIALNMRSGPQHRYTMVERLPMATETDYVDWLARLEKLPEQLAQYQALLQAGADQQRTQARIIIERIPNQLDALIVDKPQDSPFWGVFEAMPDAIPSPRADELKAQAAAVIGEKLVPAYAQFKAFIEETYLPSTREQPGIGTLPSGKEVYAMLARHFTTTDMTPEEIHNVGLAEVARIRGEMMEVIEEVGFEGDLNAFNDFLRSDPQFYYETAEELLEGYQAVSKRLDPQLVKLFGKLPRMPYGVRPIAPELAPDTTTAFYMRPALDGSRPGWYYVNLYKPEVRPKYEMEVLSVHESVPGHHLQIALAQEIEGLPEFRRNSSVTAFIEGWGLYSERLGYDMGLYKDPYSRYGQLIYDMWRAVRLVVDTGIHYFGWSRQEAIDYFKDNAAKTEADIINEIDRYIGWPGQALAYKIGQLKMLELRALAEKELGDRFDIRAFHDELLGAGAIPLDALEVRMTRWIEQEKNKL; encoded by the coding sequence ATGAACTATTTCAATGTAAGCCGGCTAACCTTGCCGGCTTTTTTTGTCATCTTTTTTGCCACTTCATCTGTAAGCAGCGTCGCCTCTGACGAGAGTCTAGACGCTGTTATCAGTAACCACTGGGACTGGGTTCTCGAGCAATACCCCGAGTATCGCCGGGAATACGGCGATATGTCGGGCAATCAAAGCTGGACTGACCTAAGCGCCGACGTGCTCGAGCAGCGAAACAAAGACACACAGGCGTTTATTGAGGATCTATCACGAATCGACTCAGCCTCACTGAGCGAAACAGCACAACTCAACCAACGAATGCTCAGAACCGCACTCGAGGAAGAGGTCGAGTCTTACGAAAATGGCCTTCATCTTATTGCGCTCAACATGCGCAGTGGTCCACAGCACCGCTACACCATGGTTGAACGCCTACCTATGGCTACTGAGACTGATTATGTCGATTGGCTGGCACGCCTCGAGAAACTGCCTGAGCAACTAGCGCAATATCAAGCGTTGCTTCAAGCAGGGGCTGACCAGCAACGCACACAAGCGCGCATCATTATCGAGCGCATCCCTAATCAGCTCGATGCGCTCATCGTTGATAAACCCCAGGACAGCCCCTTCTGGGGCGTGTTCGAAGCAATGCCCGACGCAATCCCCTCACCTCGCGCAGACGAACTCAAGGCGCAAGCTGCAGCGGTTATCGGGGAGAAACTCGTTCCCGCCTACGCGCAGTTCAAAGCCTTCATTGAGGAAACCTATCTACCCAGTACCCGTGAGCAGCCGGGCATTGGCACGCTGCCCAGCGGTAAAGAGGTCTACGCGATGCTCGCGCGGCACTTTACCACCACCGACATGACGCCTGAGGAAATCCACAACGTCGGCCTCGCTGAAGTTGCGCGGATTCGCGGTGAAATGATGGAGGTGATTGAGGAAGTGGGATTCGAAGGCGACCTAAACGCCTTTAATGATTTTTTACGAAGCGACCCTCAGTTCTATTACGAGACAGCAGAAGAGCTTCTGGAGGGCTATCAGGCAGTTTCGAAACGCCTAGACCCGCAACTGGTAAAGTTGTTTGGCAAGCTCCCGCGCATGCCCTACGGCGTTCGCCCGATTGCACCTGAGCTCGCGCCAGACACAACAACCGCGTTTTACATGCGTCCTGCTTTAGATGGCAGCCGTCCCGGTTGGTATTACGTCAATCTCTACAAGCCCGAGGTTCGGCCCAAATATGAAATGGAAGTGCTATCGGTACATGAGAGCGTTCCGGGACACCATTTGCAGATCGCTTTGGCACAAGAAATCGAGGGACTGCCTGAGTTCCGGCGCAACAGCAGCGTCACAGCCTTCATCGAAGGCTGGGGTCTGTATTCCGAGCGATTGGGCTACGATATGGGACTTTACAAAGATCCCTACTCCCGTTACGGACAACTCATTTATGACATGTGGCGCGCGGTTCGACTGGTGGTCGATACCGGCATTCACTACTTCGGTTGGTCACGGCAAGAAGCCATCGATTACTTCAAAGACAATGCAGCCAAAACAGAGGCCGACATTATCAACGAGATTGATCGCTACATTGGTTGGCCAGGCCAAGCACTCGCTTACAAAATTGGTCAGCTGAAAATGCTCGAGCTACGTGCGCTCGCCGAAAAAGAACTTGGCGATCGCTTCGATATACGTGCATTCCACGACGAACTGCTAGGTGCGGGCGCCATTCCACTCGATGCACTCGAGGTGAGAATGACGCGGTGGATTGAGCAGGAAAAAAACAAGCTCTAG
- a CDS encoding NAD-dependent aldehyde dehydrogenase (PFAM: Aldehyde dehydrogenase family): MRDYTKFYINGSWVEPSETNTLGVENPATLEQCATISIGNNADVDNAVAAAKAAFETFSQTSVEERAALLDKIAEIYMSRIGEIAEAIREEMGAPISLASTAQAYAGLAHITEAAKILRNFSFSEDLGAHRVVKEPIGVCGLITPWNWPMNQVTCKVAPALAVGCTMVLKPSEVAPLSSYIFTEIMHEAGVPAGVYNMVNGDGPGVGTALSKHPDVDMMSFTGSTRAGSLVAQNAAPTVKRVTQELGGKSPNIVLDDADLEAAVTRGVLHMYNNTGQSCNAPSRMLVPRGRLAEAEQIAAAVSQTVVVGDTADKDTTMGPVVSKVQWDKIQGLIQKGIDEGAKLVCGGTGLPDGIEAGHYVRPTVFSEANNEMTISREEIFGPVLTMIPYDSEEEAIRIANDTPYGLAGYVQSGDMDHARAVASKIRAGNIHINGASGGPDIPFGGYKQSGNGREWGAHGFTDYLEIKAIEGYTAA, encoded by the coding sequence ATGCGTGATTACACGAAGTTCTACATCAATGGCTCTTGGGTAGAGCCCTCAGAAACCAACACACTTGGGGTCGAAAACCCAGCCACGCTAGAGCAGTGCGCAACCATTTCGATCGGCAACAACGCTGACGTGGATAACGCAGTTGCAGCAGCGAAGGCCGCTTTTGAAACCTTCAGTCAGACATCGGTTGAGGAGCGCGCGGCGTTACTCGATAAGATTGCGGAGATCTACATGTCCCGCATCGGCGAGATTGCCGAGGCAATTCGCGAAGAGATGGGCGCGCCTATTTCACTGGCATCGACCGCGCAAGCTTACGCGGGTCTCGCGCACATCACCGAAGCAGCGAAAATTCTACGCAACTTCTCATTCTCAGAAGATTTAGGTGCACACCGCGTTGTCAAAGAGCCTATTGGTGTCTGCGGCTTGATTACGCCGTGGAATTGGCCGATGAACCAGGTGACTTGCAAGGTGGCACCCGCACTGGCTGTCGGTTGCACAATGGTCCTAAAACCCAGTGAAGTGGCGCCACTGTCATCGTATATCTTCACTGAAATCATGCACGAAGCTGGCGTTCCTGCCGGTGTTTACAACATGGTCAATGGCGATGGACCGGGTGTAGGCACTGCGCTTTCTAAGCACCCTGATGTCGACATGATGTCGTTCACTGGCTCAACGCGTGCGGGCTCGCTGGTGGCTCAAAATGCTGCACCAACAGTGAAGCGTGTGACACAAGAACTGGGCGGTAAGTCTCCGAATATCGTTCTCGATGACGCAGACCTAGAAGCGGCTGTAACGCGAGGTGTGCTCCACATGTACAACAACACCGGGCAGTCGTGTAATGCGCCATCTCGTATGCTGGTGCCACGTGGTCGCCTCGCAGAGGCAGAGCAGATTGCTGCCGCGGTATCGCAGACGGTGGTCGTTGGCGATACTGCCGATAAAGACACCACCATGGGGCCGGTTGTATCGAAGGTTCAGTGGGACAAGATTCAGGGTCTTATCCAGAAGGGTATCGACGAGGGTGCCAAGCTGGTTTGTGGTGGCACAGGCCTTCCTGATGGTATCGAGGCCGGCCACTATGTGCGTCCAACCGTATTCTCTGAGGCCAATAACGAGATGACGATTTCCCGAGAGGAAATCTTCGGCCCAGTTCTCACGATGATTCCTTACGACAGTGAAGAAGAGGCAATTCGAATTGCTAATGACACGCCGTACGGTCTTGCGGGTTATGTCCAGAGTGGTGATATGGATCATGCGCGTGCCGTGGCTTCGAAGATTCGTGCCGGCAACATTCACATCAACGGCGCGAGCGGTGGTCCCGACATCCCATTTGGTGGCTACAAGCAGTCAGGTAACGGCCGAGAGTGGGGCGCACATGGCTTCACGGACTACCTCGAAATTAAAGCGATCGAGGGTTACACAGCCGCTTAA
- a CDS encoding protein involved in biosynthesis of mitomycin antibiotics/polyketide fumonisin (PFAM: Phytanoyl-CoA dioxygenase (PhyH)): MLSIDDAKPQNATEAYDAELSAEHVAAVSPWLSAQRFSQALRDVHDRGYTVIEHVMTQNELDAYCDILNAHMAQSPTGRNVFEGTKSHRLYALLAKSPLFANMIQHPLAMAFAEHFLGPTCLLSACLSINLHPGETVQPWHTDDGHITVPQPHGIFGISVFWALDDTNEENGATEILPYSHLWDSHEIEGRLDNAHFAQRDDLDGSVEENAAAVKATMPAGSVMIMRSDVWHRGGANHTDQDRMIVTPQYCAGWARPLESMLLAVPPEKAASLPQRTQELLGYSIHTPFMGYVDGMHPGRVLQ; the protein is encoded by the coding sequence ATGTTAAGTATTGATGACGCCAAACCTCAAAATGCTACGGAAGCCTACGATGCTGAGCTCTCGGCTGAGCACGTAGCGGCGGTCTCGCCGTGGCTGAGTGCGCAGCGTTTCTCCCAGGCCTTGCGTGACGTGCATGACCGTGGCTATACCGTTATCGAGCACGTGATGACGCAAAATGAGCTCGACGCCTACTGCGACATTTTGAATGCGCATATGGCCCAATCGCCGACTGGTCGGAATGTATTTGAGGGTACGAAAAGTCATCGCCTTTATGCCTTGCTAGCGAAGTCACCCTTGTTTGCGAACATGATTCAGCATCCGCTCGCCATGGCTTTCGCTGAACACTTTCTTGGCCCCACCTGTCTGCTGTCTGCCTGTCTATCCATCAATTTGCATCCCGGTGAGACCGTTCAGCCCTGGCACACCGATGATGGCCACATCACAGTGCCTCAGCCGCATGGCATCTTTGGCATTTCAGTATTCTGGGCGCTCGATGATACCAACGAGGAGAACGGCGCGACGGAGATTCTCCCGTACAGCCATCTATGGGATAGTCACGAGATTGAAGGCCGCTTAGACAACGCGCACTTCGCACAGCGAGACGACTTGGATGGCTCGGTTGAGGAGAATGCCGCCGCTGTAAAAGCGACGATGCCAGCCGGGTCCGTCATGATTATGCGAAGTGATGTCTGGCACCGCGGTGGAGCGAATCATACCGATCAAGACCGGATGATCGTGACGCCACAATATTGTGCAGGTTGGGCGCGGCCATTGGAGAGCATGTTACTTGCAGTGCCGCCTGAAAAAGCCGCATCGTTGCCACAGCGAACACAGGAGCTTTTGGGCTACTCGATCCATACACCATTTATGGGTTACGTCGATGGGATGCACCCGGGTCGAGTTCTACAGTAA
- a CDS encoding acyl-CoA dehydrogenase (PFAM: Acyl-CoA dehydrogenase, C-terminal domain; Acyl-CoA dehydrogenase, middle domain; Acyl-CoA dehydrogenase, N-terminal domain), which yields MNQAVDLDELTLFRDMARRAFDKEITPYYEEWEHNHMVPRELWNTLGAAGLLCPDVDEAYGGAGTTPHVTLAMIEELSRMGFGGFASGYGIHSNIVAPYLSRHGTEAQKAHWLPRMVTGEVVGALAMTEPGAGSNVQGIRTNAVRDGDEWVLNGSKIFITNGIHADLVIVAAITDPGKGAKGTSLFLVDAHAPGFEKSKKIDKIGQHASDTALLFFTDVRLPADALLGEENKGFAILMDELPRERLGIAAQAVAASEGALDITIEYVKEREAFGQKVGQFQNTRFKLADVKTQVAVNRAFYEQCANKYATDELTTDEAAMLKLASCEMQCDVADQCLQLFGGYGYTTEYPISRFYVDARIQTIYGGTSEIMRELVARSILGRE from the coding sequence GTGAATCAAGCAGTAGACTTAGACGAACTCACTCTCTTCCGTGATATGGCGCGCCGCGCTTTCGATAAGGAGATCACCCCGTACTACGAGGAGTGGGAACACAACCACATGGTGCCGCGCGAGTTGTGGAACACGCTAGGTGCTGCAGGCCTGCTCTGCCCCGATGTCGATGAGGCCTACGGCGGTGCAGGAACCACGCCACACGTGACACTCGCGATGATTGAGGAGTTGTCGCGAATGGGTTTTGGCGGCTTCGCGTCTGGCTACGGTATTCACTCTAATATTGTGGCGCCTTATCTCAGCCGACATGGTACTGAGGCACAAAAAGCGCACTGGCTCCCGCGCATGGTTACAGGCGAAGTGGTTGGCGCCCTCGCGATGACAGAACCCGGCGCAGGCTCCAACGTGCAAGGCATTCGCACCAACGCGGTTCGCGACGGTGACGAGTGGGTGCTTAACGGCTCTAAAATCTTTATCACCAACGGCATCCACGCTGACCTCGTCATCGTTGCAGCGATTACCGATCCCGGCAAAGGTGCCAAGGGTACATCTTTATTCCTCGTCGACGCGCATGCACCCGGATTTGAAAAGTCCAAGAAGATCGACAAGATCGGTCAGCATGCTTCGGATACTGCGCTATTGTTCTTTACCGATGTGCGCTTACCTGCAGACGCGCTCCTGGGTGAAGAAAACAAAGGTTTCGCAATTCTGATGGACGAACTCCCACGTGAGCGTCTTGGTATTGCTGCGCAGGCAGTTGCGGCATCGGAAGGTGCGCTGGATATCACCATTGAGTACGTAAAAGAGCGGGAAGCCTTCGGACAGAAGGTCGGACAGTTCCAAAACACGCGTTTTAAGCTTGCTGACGTCAAAACGCAGGTGGCTGTTAACCGCGCGTTCTACGAGCAGTGTGCCAACAAATACGCAACAGATGAACTCACGACCGATGAAGCCGCCATGCTCAAGCTGGCAAGTTGTGAGATGCAGTGCGACGTTGCAGATCAGTGTTTGCAGCTCTTCGGTGGCTATGGCTATACGACGGAATACCCAATCTCACGTTTCTACGTGGACGCTCGTATTCAAACCATTTACGGCGGCACATCGGAAATTATGCGTGAACTGGTCGCCCGATCCATTTTAGGTCGCGAGTAA
- a CDS encoding glycerol kinase (PFAM: FGGY family of carbohydrate kinases, N-terminal domain; FGGY family of carbohydrate kinases, C-terminal domain~TIGRFAM: glycerol kinase), with amino-acid sequence MSDLVLAIDQGTTGSTIALMDADGRLLTSVNHEFPQIFPQPGWVEHDPESIWESVEKGLSAVFADGAYDAADISAIGITNQRETAVLWDAETGKAVHNAIVWQCRRTTDVCEKLKAEGHEALIKARSGLVLDPYFSATKFKWLLDNGADTQSLLDQGRLRAGTIDSYLIWRLSAGQAHKTDVSNASRTSLMALESLSWDDELLSIFGVPRAILPEICPSSGRFAVTSGVAGLPDGIPISGVAGDQQSALFGQACFGVGDAKCTFGTGSFILMNAGDTPVASNSGLLSTVAWQLDGQPTVYAIEGGAFVCGAAVQWLRDQLGIIESAPEVEALAQTVDDDAGGVEFVPALAGLGAPYWAPEARGTLTGLTRGSGRGEIARATLDAMALQNADILNAMEKDIGSRMQSLKVDGGASANNFLMQLQADYLDRPITRPEVIETTVAGACFLAGLGEGVWSSPDEVAKVWRSDRSFDVAITDDGRAKRFASWQAAVAKTLLS; translated from the coding sequence GTGTCTGACTTAGTACTTGCAATAGATCAGGGCACCACGGGCTCTACCATTGCGCTCATGGATGCCGACGGTCGCTTGTTGACCTCGGTGAACCATGAGTTTCCTCAAATTTTCCCCCAGCCCGGTTGGGTTGAACATGATCCTGAGTCCATTTGGGAGTCTGTCGAAAAAGGGTTGTCGGCGGTATTCGCTGATGGAGCCTACGATGCTGCCGATATATCGGCAATTGGTATCACCAATCAGCGCGAGACTGCTGTTCTTTGGGACGCAGAGACAGGTAAAGCCGTGCATAACGCGATTGTCTGGCAGTGTCGTCGGACAACTGATGTCTGTGAAAAACTAAAGGCCGAAGGGCACGAGGCGTTGATAAAAGCGCGCAGTGGCTTAGTTCTCGACCCCTATTTTTCGGCAACAAAGTTCAAATGGCTCTTGGATAACGGAGCCGACACCCAAAGTCTTCTTGATCAAGGTCGACTGCGCGCGGGCACGATCGACAGTTACTTAATCTGGCGGTTGAGTGCAGGCCAGGCGCATAAAACCGATGTCTCAAATGCATCGCGAACCTCGTTGATGGCACTCGAAAGCCTGAGCTGGGACGACGAATTGTTATCGATTTTTGGTGTGCCCAGAGCAATCTTGCCTGAGATATGCCCCTCCAGCGGCCGATTCGCGGTGACCAGTGGCGTAGCAGGGCTGCCCGACGGTATCCCGATCTCCGGCGTTGCGGGTGATCAACAGTCCGCGCTGTTCGGTCAGGCTTGTTTCGGCGTTGGCGATGCAAAGTGCACCTTCGGAACAGGCTCGTTCATTCTTATGAATGCGGGCGATACGCCTGTTGCGTCCAATAGCGGCTTACTGAGCACCGTTGCTTGGCAGCTCGATGGGCAGCCGACAGTTTATGCAATCGAGGGCGGTGCTTTCGTCTGCGGCGCAGCCGTGCAATGGCTTCGCGATCAGTTAGGTATTATCGAAAGTGCGCCCGAAGTCGAGGCGCTCGCGCAAACGGTTGATGATGATGCTGGTGGCGTTGAGTTCGTTCCTGCGCTTGCGGGACTGGGGGCGCCTTACTGGGCGCCTGAAGCCAGGGGTACATTGACCGGTTTGACGCGTGGCTCCGGCCGCGGTGAGATTGCTCGCGCAACGCTTGACGCAATGGCGTTGCAAAATGCTGACATTCTCAATGCTATGGAGAAAGACATTGGTAGCCGCATGCAGTCGCTTAAGGTTGATGGCGGCGCCTCGGCTAATAATTTCTTGATGCAGTTGCAAGCCGACTACCTAGACCGGCCCATTACACGTCCTGAGGTTATCGAGACGACCGTCGCCGGTGCTTGTTTCTTAGCGGGTCTGGGTGAGGGTGTCTGGAGCTCTCCCGACGAGGTGGCAAAGGTGTGGCGATCTGATCGCTCGTTTGATGTTGCTATCACGGATGATGGCCGTGCTAAGCGGTTCGCGTCCTGGCAGGCAGCGGTTGCCAAGACTCTGCTGAGCTAG